Below is a window of Demequina muriae DNA.
TCGATTGGGACACCGACGCGGTCCAGCACCTGCGCCCACTCCTTGAGAGTGCCCAGCGCGCGGGGCGTGTTGTGGTGCTGACCTCCGATCACGGCCACGTCATCGAGCGGCGCGCGGGTCACGTCCTCGAGGCGGGCACCGTTTCGAGCAACCGGTCGCGCCCCGGTGGTCTGCCACCAGAAGTGACCGCCGAAGAGGTGCGGGTGCGTGGGCCGCGAGTGCTGCTGCACGACGGTGACGCTGTGCTCGCGGTCGACGAATCGCTCCGGTACGGCTCGCTCAAAGCGGGCTACCACGGAGGCGCCGCGCCTGCGGAAGTGGTCATACCGATCCACGTGCTCGCGGTCGACCCGCCGCGACGCTGGCGCGAGGCCGCCCCGCAGGAGCCGTTGTGGTGGCGTGAGTCGATCCAGGTGGCGGCGGACCCTACTGCCGCAATCCGCGAAACGCCGCCCGCGCGTAAGAAGGAAGAACGCGGCGACCAGCCGACCCTCTTCGACACCGGAGCTGAGCAAGCACCCAAACGTCAGGAAACGCCACCTTCATGGGACCTCGCGGCGCGCGTTGCTCAGTCGCCGGTGTATCGAGACCAGTTGAGCCGTGCCGGTCGACTGCCGATCGACGAGGCCCGCATCCTGACCCTCCTACGCGCGCTCGCCCACGCACCGTCGCATCGGGTCTCGATCCAGACCGCAGCGTCGCTGCTCAACATCGCCACGGTCCGGGTGTCTGGGGCGCTGCCGTACGTGCAGCGACTCCTGAACATCGACCAGTACGCCGTCATCTCCCGCGACGACGACGACATCGTGCTGGACCTGGACCTCCTGCGCGAGCAGTTCGAGGTGAAGGCATGAGCCAAGCAAGTCCGCGACGGCGCAGGGAGGTCCTCGACGCACTCCGGCGGGGAACAGTTCCTCACCAAGGGCTTGACCTGCTCGCTGTCGGCCTCGACCGCTTCGAAGGCACGATCGATGCGGAGCTCGAGACCGTGCGCGCCGGGGGCGCGGTCTTCAAGGCGGTGCGGGGCGAATACGGGTCTGGCAAGACGTTCTTCGCCCGGTGGCTCGGAGAGCGCGCCAAGCAGAAGGGTCTCGCTTTTGCGGAGGTTCAGATCTCCGAGACTGAGACGCCGTTGCATCGCCTCGAGACTGTGTACCGTCGCGTGTGCGAGTCGCTGGAGACGCTCCAGTTCCCCCCGTCGGCATTTCGACCGGTGGTCGACGCGTGGATCTTCGCTCTCGAGCAAGAAGGCGACGTCGCCACCATGATTGAGAAGCGGCTCGCCTCCGTTTCCCAAACCACTCCCGCATTCGCGGCAGCCCTTCGTGGCTACGCCGCGGCGCAAGGAGACGACGACGTCTCCACCAGCGAGGGCCTCGCGGCGTGGCTGGCAGGCCAGCCCCACGTAGCGTCCGGCATTCGCCGCAGCGCGGGTGTACGGGGCGACCTGGACCACTTTGGCGCGCTCGGCTTTCTCCAGGGGCTGCTCACCGTGTTGCGCGACTCGGGTCACCCGGGCCTCGTGCTGGTCCTCGATGAAGTCGAGACCCTCCAACGCGTCCGCACGGACGTCCGCGAGAAGGCGCTCAATGCGCTGCGTCAACTCGTCGACGAAGTAGATGGAGGTCGATTCCCGGGTCTCTACCTTGTGATCACGGGCACGCCGGCGTTCTTCGATGGCACGCAGGGGATGCAACGGCTCCCCCCACTCGCGCAACGCATCGCCACCGACTTCACGACCGACGCGCGCTTCGACAACCCCCGAGCTGTGCAAATCAGGCTTCCCGGCTTCACCCGGCCAATGCTCGAAGAGGTGGGCACCTCCGTCCGCGACCTGTATGCGTCCGGATCCCAATCAGAGCGGCTGAAGTCCGTCGTCGACGATCAGTACATCGGTGACCTCGCCGCCGCGGTCACCGGCTCATTGGGCGGCCGGGCGGGTGTCGCACCGCGCCTGTTTCTCAAGAAGCTGGTCGCAGACGTGCTGGACCGCGTCGAACAGTTCGATGACTTTGATCCCCGTGTGCACTACGCCCCCACCGTCTCGGGCTCGGAGATGACCGATGTCGAGCGCAATGCGGCATCGTCGGTCGACGACGTCGAACTGTGAGCGACGAACTCGACCCGGTGCTCGTGCACCACATCGTTAACACGTTGGGATGGCCGTCGCTCCGACCGCTGCAAGAGCAAGCAATCGCGCCGGTGAGCAGGGGCGACGATGCGCTTCTCCTCGCACCAACTGCTGGAGGGA
It encodes the following:
- the brxD gene encoding BREX system ATP-binding protein BrxD — encoded protein: MSQASPRRRREVLDALRRGTVPHQGLDLLAVGLDRFEGTIDAELETVRAGGAVFKAVRGEYGSGKTFFARWLGERAKQKGLAFAEVQISETETPLHRLETVYRRVCESLETLQFPPSAFRPVVDAWIFALEQEGDVATMIEKRLASVSQTTPAFAAALRGYAAAQGDDDVSTSEGLAAWLAGQPHVASGIRRSAGVRGDLDHFGALGFLQGLLTVLRDSGHPGLVLVLDEVETLQRVRTDVREKALNALRQLVDEVDGGRFPGLYLVITGTPAFFDGTQGMQRLPPLAQRIATDFTTDARFDNPRAVQIRLPGFTRPMLEEVGTSVRDLYASGSQSERLKSVVDDQYIGDLAAAVTGSLGGRAGVAPRLFLKKLVADVLDRVEQFDDFDPRVHYAPTVSGSEMTDVERNAASSVDDVEL